The proteins below come from a single Notamacropus eugenii isolate mMacEug1 chromosome 7, mMacEug1.pri_v2, whole genome shotgun sequence genomic window:
- the LOC140513863 gene encoding olfactory receptor 11H4-like isoform X1, whose product MNFSVFSTARSSMNKSGAHTVTEFILLGFSARWETRISLFSLFFIIYILTMVGNGAIMCAVRWDQRLHTPMYILLGNFAFLEFWYINSTVPSMLENFLSETKTISFAGCFLQFYFFSSLGTTEIYFLCIMAYDRYLAICHPLHYPAIMTLKHCFTLMSVCWVLGFLSYFLSTIQLSQLSFCGPNIIDHIICDMDPLMSLSCAPAPATEILFYILSSLVLFLPILYILGSYILLLRAVLKVPSAAGQSKAFSTCGSHLAIVCLFFGSLMIMYVSPTSENSSDVQKIISLFYLVVTPFLNPLIYSLRNKEMKAALRKVMGIASE is encoded by the coding sequence ATGaacttttctgtcttttccacaGCTCGAAGTTCAATGAACAAGTCAGGAGCACACACTGTGACTGAATTCATCCTCTTGGGTTTCTCTGCTCGCTGGGAAACACGAAtctcactcttttctcttttcttcatcatctaTATCCTGACCATGGTAGGGAATGGGGCCATCATGTGTGCAGTGAGGTGGGACCAGAGACTCCACACCCCCATGTACATCCTCTTAGGAAACTTTGCCTTTCTGGAGTTCTGGTATATAAACTCCACTGTGCCCAGCATGTTAGAAAACTTCCTCTCAGAGACCAAAACCATCTCTTTTGCTGGCTGCTTTCTCCagttctatttcttctcctcattgggtacAACTGAAATCTATTTCCTATGCATCATGGCTTATGATCGTTATCTTGCCATTTGTCACCCACTACATTACCCAGCCATCATGACCCTAAAGCATTGTTTCACCTTGATGTCTGTGTGCTGGGTGCTTGGCTTCTTAAGCTATTTTCTATCTACTATCCAGCTCTCTCAACTATCATTCTGTGGTCCCAACATCATTGACCACATTATTTGTGACATGGATCCACTGATGTCTCTGTCATGCGCTCCTGCTCCTGCCACTGAAATTCTGTTCTATATCCTAAGCTCCcttgttctctttctccctatACTCTATATCCTCGGCTCTTATATCCTCCTACTAAGAGCTGTGCTAAAAGTTCCTTCAGCTGCTGGCCAGAGTAAAGCCTTCTCCACCTGTGGATCTCATCTGGCCATAGTCTGCCTCTTCTTTGGGAGCCTTATGATCATGTATGTGAGCCCAACATCTGAAAACTCAAGTGATGTACAAAAGATCATAAGCTTATTCTATTTAGTGGTGACACCATTCTTAAACCCTCTGATTTATAGTCTCCgaaataaggaaatgaaggcTGCTCTGAGAAAAGTCATGGGGATAGCTTCAGAATAA
- the LOC140513863 gene encoding olfactory receptor 11H4-like isoform X2: MELHPERHDSMNKSGAHTVTEFILLGFSARWETRISLFSLFFIIYILTMVGNGAIMCAVRWDQRLHTPMYILLGNFAFLEFWYINSTVPSMLENFLSETKTISFAGCFLQFYFFSSLGTTEIYFLCIMAYDRYLAICHPLHYPAIMTLKHCFTLMSVCWVLGFLSYFLSTIQLSQLSFCGPNIIDHIICDMDPLMSLSCAPAPATEILFYILSSLVLFLPILYILGSYILLLRAVLKVPSAAGQSKAFSTCGSHLAIVCLFFGSLMIMYVSPTSENSSDVQKIISLFYLVVTPFLNPLIYSLRNKEMKAALRKVMGIASE, from the exons ATGGAACTGCATCCAGAGAGACATGA TTCAATGAACAAGTCAGGAGCACACACTGTGACTGAATTCATCCTCTTGGGTTTCTCTGCTCGCTGGGAAACACGAAtctcactcttttctcttttcttcatcatctaTATCCTGACCATGGTAGGGAATGGGGCCATCATGTGTGCAGTGAGGTGGGACCAGAGACTCCACACCCCCATGTACATCCTCTTAGGAAACTTTGCCTTTCTGGAGTTCTGGTATATAAACTCCACTGTGCCCAGCATGTTAGAAAACTTCCTCTCAGAGACCAAAACCATCTCTTTTGCTGGCTGCTTTCTCCagttctatttcttctcctcattgggtacAACTGAAATCTATTTCCTATGCATCATGGCTTATGATCGTTATCTTGCCATTTGTCACCCACTACATTACCCAGCCATCATGACCCTAAAGCATTGTTTCACCTTGATGTCTGTGTGCTGGGTGCTTGGCTTCTTAAGCTATTTTCTATCTACTATCCAGCTCTCTCAACTATCATTCTGTGGTCCCAACATCATTGACCACATTATTTGTGACATGGATCCACTGATGTCTCTGTCATGCGCTCCTGCTCCTGCCACTGAAATTCTGTTCTATATCCTAAGCTCCcttgttctctttctccctatACTCTATATCCTCGGCTCTTATATCCTCCTACTAAGAGCTGTGCTAAAAGTTCCTTCAGCTGCTGGCCAGAGTAAAGCCTTCTCCACCTGTGGATCTCATCTGGCCATAGTCTGCCTCTTCTTTGGGAGCCTTATGATCATGTATGTGAGCCCAACATCTGAAAACTCAAGTGATGTACAAAAGATCATAAGCTTATTCTATTTAGTGGTGACACCATTCTTAAACCCTCTGATTTATAGTCTCCgaaataaggaaatgaaggcTGCTCTGAGAAAAGTCATGGGGATAGCTTCAGAATAA